From the genome of Gimesia chilikensis:
ACCGGTCCACCAGCCGCCTTCGATCGTCTCGATCAGGATCATGACAGCCTGATCTCTCCGCTTGAAGCAGTCAAATCGGATTGAGACCTGATACGGACACGGCACTCATCTACTTCACTTCACCTCCGATCGGGAAAACTCTACGAAATCCCGACCTGCACTGGACATCAGGGGGCGACACATAGTTTAATGACCGGCAGTCAGTCTCCGGACTGAAAACCCGCCAAACCCCATGACAACAGGATCTTGATGCGCACTGTATTATGTCCCTGTTTGTGGAGTCCCTCGTGTCTGAAACGATCGTCGCTCAACAGAATCACTGGCCAGTTGCAAGAAAAATATTGTGGGTCATTCTTTTCCTGTGTGCCCTGGTGGTCTTTGCGCCCGGATATATCGCCGCTCTGAGACCCGCCGATGGCCAGGTCTTCGATTTCTTCAAGGAATGGGCGTCGGTCCAGAACCGCCTGACCGGTCAGCCCGTCTATCTGGATCAGGAACTGGCACTGGAAAAACATCTGAATCTTAAGCTCTCAATCCCGGGTGCCTTTTTTGATCACTACAATACACACCCCCCGTCTGCCAACCTGATTGCAGTCCCTTTTGCCTGGCTCAGTTACCAGGAAGCACAGCTGGCCTGGAACCTGACCGCCCTGGGTCTGCTTGCTCTCTCGCTCTACTGGATTGTAGAGGGACTGAAGATTCAGATGACCTTCTGGACGACTCTGGCCCTGCTCACACTCCTACTCGCCACCGATCCCCTGCAGCAGACCCTGATCCAGGGACAACCCAATCTTCTGCTGGGATTGCTCATCGTCGGTGCCTGGAAAACTGGTCGTAGAGGCAAATCACTCCTGGCTGGCAGCTGTCTTGGTCTGGCAACAGCAGTCAAAATCTATCCGGCGTACCTGTTTCTCTATTTTCTGGTCCGTCGCGATTTCCGCGCCCTGTTGGGGGGAGCACTCTCTCTGGGGCTGGTTACCCTTCTCACCATCGGACTGTTCGGAATCGACGCCTATCGCGATTATCTCTCGGTCGTATTACCTTCTCTCTCAGATGTGACGAACAACTGGGGCAATGCTTCGCTGCTGGCATTCTGGGAACGGCTGTTTGAACAGTCATCTGACAGCGTACTGCCAGTTGTTGATTCCCCCGCACTGTTGAAATTCGCGGTCTGGTCTTCCTGGATTGCTGTGACATCCATCGCCGGACTGGCTGCCTGGCGGACTCGCAACGCGAATTTCGACGACCAGGCCTTCGGGATTACAATCGTGGCGATGCTGCTGATGACG
Proteins encoded in this window:
- a CDS encoding glycosyltransferase family 87 protein, which produces MSETIVAQQNHWPVARKILWVILFLCALVVFAPGYIAALRPADGQVFDFFKEWASVQNRLTGQPVYLDQELALEKHLNLKLSIPGAFFDHYNTHPPSANLIAVPFAWLSYQEAQLAWNLTALGLLALSLYWIVEGLKIQMTFWTTLALLTLLLATDPLQQTLIQGQPNLLLGLLIVGAWKTGRRGKSLLAGSCLGLATAVKIYPAYLFLYFLVRRDFRALLGGALSLGLVTLLTIGLFGIDAYRDYLSVVLPSLSDVTNNWGNASLLAFWERLFEQSSDSVLPVVDSPALLKFAVWSSWIAVTSIAGLAAWRTRNANFDDQAFGITIVAMLLMTPTTWHHYFIILLLPIGLLLTMYTPYSGKRWLVNLLIIALAISPRLTWALLISQQQTAPGSGATPWEQGGMVAQPWQSLTALSYQCYALLLSIVMLWPLPELEEEQNSLAA